Below is a window of 'Nostoc azollae' 0708 DNA.
TTAAAATAGTGCCAATATCTAATTTTAGCCAAAATCATCAAGGACTGCTCACTTTTGGTGCAGATTTAATTGGATTATTACAAAAATTTCGTCCCCAAATTATTCATGTAGAACAAGGTTCTAGGGGTTTGGCTTATACACAAATGATTATTTTAAATCAGTTATTAGGATTAAAAGCTAAGAATGTATTTTTTACTTGGTGGAATTTACCCTACGAATTAAAATTACCAATTGCTTTACTAGAAAAATTTAACCTAAATCATAGTCATGGAATTATTTCTGGTAATCAAGATGGAGCTCAAATCTTACGTCAACGAGGATATAAAGGTGCAATTAAAGTTTTACCCCAGTTGGGTGTAGATGAAACACTCTTTACTCCTAATCCACAACCAGAATTAGCTACTAAATTGGGAATTTTTCAAGATGATTTTATAGTAGGATTTGTTGGTAGATTTGTACTAGAAAAAGGTTTATTAACTTTGTTACAAGCCTTGATAAATATACAAGATAAATCTTGGAAATTGCTACTGTTAGGTAGAGGTGACTTGCATGATGAATTACTAAAAATAGCCACTGAAAATGGTATTAAAGATAGGCTAACAATAGCAGAAAGTGTCCCTCATCATGAAGTTGCCAATTACATTAATTTAATGAATACTTTGGTTCTTACTTCAGAAACTACTTATAAATTTAAAACCCTGACTGCTATAGGTTGGAAAGAACAATTTGGTCATGTTTTAATTGAAGCAATGGCTTGTAAAGTGCCCGTTATTGGTTCTAACTCTGGGGAAATTCCTCATGTCATTGGTGATGCTGGTTTAATCTTCCCTGAAGGTGATGATCAGGCTTTGTCTAATTGCTTATCGCAGTTAATAGAAAATCCAGATTTAGTTCATGATTTGGGACAAAGGGGTTATCGAAAAGCAATGGCAAATTATACTAACAAAGCTGTAGCTAAACAACAATTAGAATTTTATGAACAATTAATCAACAACAATTAATAATGAAAACATTACAAATTATCCCCTCTATTTCTCTGATTTATGGTGGACCTAGTCAAATGGTATTAGGACTAGCACCAGCATTAGCAAAAGCGGGTGTAGAAGTCACTATTTTGACGACTGATAGTAATGGTGATAATGGTCAAAAGCCGCTGGATGTTCCTTTAAATATTCCCATCAAACAAGATGGTTATGAAGTCATTTATTTTCGCTGTGCACCATTTCGTAGATATAAATTTTCTCTCGATTTATTAAAATTTTTGAAAAATAACGCTCAATATTTCGATATTGCCCATATTCATGCTTTATTTTCTCCTATCAGTAGTGCAGCGGCTATTGTCTGTCGTCAGCAAAGTTTACCTTATATTTTACGTCCTTTGGGAACACTTGACCCATCTGATTTAAGGAAGAAAGAACAATTAAAGCAGCTTTATGTTGCACTATTAGAACGTCGGAATTTAGCAGGTGCATCTGGAATTCATTTTACTAGTGAACAAGAGGCGAAAATATCATCAAGATTTGGAGTAAGTACAAAAGATTTAGTGATTCCTTTGGGTGTTATTCCTCCCGAAAATAATACTGAAAATATTAGAAATAAGTTTGGTATTGATAATGATAAACCCGTAATTTTATTTATGTCACGTATTGATCCAAAAAAGGGTTTAGAATTATTAATTCCAGCATTACAAAAATTATCAATACAGGGTTTGGATTTTCATTTTGTTTTAGCGGGTACAAATCCCCAAGACCCAATATATGAGCAAAAAATTAAATCTGAGATTGAAAATTCCCAGTTAAAATCACATACTACGATAACTGGGTTTGTGACTGGTGAAGCAAAAATAAGTTTATTGCAAACTGCTGATTTATTTGTTTTACCGTCATACTATGAAAATTTTGGTATTGCTGTTGCAGAAGCGATGGTAGCAGGAACACCTGTGGTTATTTCTGATCAAGTGCATATTTATCAACAGGTGTTAGATAGTGAGTCTGGTTGGGTGGGGACAACGGATGTAGAATCAATAGTGAGATTATTAACAACAGCGTTGTCAAATCTCCAAGAATGTCAACGTCGGGGATTAAATGCCCAAAAATACGCCTTACAACATTTTAGTTGGGATGCGATCACACAACAAGTAATTCAAGCTTACCGAGAAATTGTGGTTGAGAATACTATATTTTAATGTCACCAAGAGTTAAAAAATTTAAAATTTTGTTGCAAACAGCGCAATCTCGATGGGATAATAGTCGTTTTGTGTCATGATGGCACAGTAAAATAGTTATCTTTTCTAATTACAGGGAATCTAGCATGGCTCTCCATCTTGGTGATACAGTACCCAACTTTACTCAAGCCTCTACACAGGGCGACATAAATTTTTACGAATGGGCAGGTGACAGCTGGGTAGTGCTGTTTTCTCACCCTGCTGACTTTACACCTGTTTGCACCACAGAATTAGGTACCGTTGGGAAGTTAAAACCAGAATTTGACAAACGCAACGTCAAAGTGATCGCACTCAGCGTTGATAATGTAGACTCCCATAATGGCTGGGTGGGAGATATTGAAGAAACCCAAAGCACCACCCTCAATTACCCAATTTTAGCAGATGCTGACAAAAAGGTTTCTGACCTTTATGATATGATTCACTCCAAAGCAGCTGCCAACATCACAGTGCGTTCCGTATTCGTCATTGACCCCAACAAAAAACTGCGTCTTTCTTTCACCTACCCCCCCAGCACCGGACGCAATTTTGATGAACTATTGCGAGTAATTGACTCTTTGCAATTAACAGATAACTACAGCGTTGCTACACCAGCAGACTGGAAAGATGGTGACGACTGCGTAATTGTTCCATCCTTGAAAGATCCCGAAGTTCTGAAAGAGAAATTCCCCAAAGGTTATCAAGAAATCAAACCTTATTTGCGGATGACTCCCCAACCTAACAAATAATTTGCAGTAACATTAATATTCATTTCGTAGGGTGGGTTAGCGATAGCGTAACCCACCATTTTTATATATATTCACAACTCTAACGATAAGATAAAATGAGTTGGGTCACTAAAGTAGGAGAAACTAACCATGCTTTCATCCCCTTTAGTTTTTCAGTTTCCACCATCAATGTCAATCACAGACGAACAATTTTTTGAATTCTGTCACCTAAACCGCGACTTACGCATTGAAAGAAATAGATTTGGACAAATATCAATTATGTCACCAGCAGGTTCAGAAACAGGAAATCGAGAAATTAACATCCTTGGACAATT
It encodes the following:
- the hpsO gene encoding hormogonium polysaccharide biosynthesis glycosyltransferase HpsO yields the protein MRILVAGHTYIVDLNCEKLRVLAKLEPGIEVTVVVPKKWKPGGVQNRIIETEYRDEDGFKIVPISNFSQNHQGLLTFGADLIGLLQKFRPQIIHVEQGSRGLAYTQMIILNQLLGLKAKNVFFTWWNLPYELKLPIALLEKFNLNHSHGIISGNQDGAQILRQRGYKGAIKVLPQLGVDETLFTPNPQPELATKLGIFQDDFIVGFVGRFVLEKGLLTLLQALINIQDKSWKLLLLGRGDLHDELLKIATENGIKDRLTIAESVPHHEVANYINLMNTLVLTSETTYKFKTLTAIGWKEQFGHVLIEAMACKVPVIGSNSGEIPHVIGDAGLIFPEGDDQALSNCLSQLIENPDLVHDLGQRGYRKAMANYTNKAVAKQQLEFYEQLINNN
- the hpsP gene encoding hormogonium polysaccharide biosynthesis glycosyltransferase HpsP, which produces MKTLQIIPSISLIYGGPSQMVLGLAPALAKAGVEVTILTTDSNGDNGQKPLDVPLNIPIKQDGYEVIYFRCAPFRRYKFSLDLLKFLKNNAQYFDIAHIHALFSPISSAAAIVCRQQSLPYILRPLGTLDPSDLRKKEQLKQLYVALLERRNLAGASGIHFTSEQEAKISSRFGVSTKDLVIPLGVIPPENNTENIRNKFGIDNDKPVILFMSRIDPKKGLELLIPALQKLSIQGLDFHFVLAGTNPQDPIYEQKIKSEIENSQLKSHTTITGFVTGEAKISLLQTADLFVLPSYYENFGIAVAEAMVAGTPVVISDQVHIYQQVLDSESGWVGTTDVESIVRLLTTALSNLQECQRRGLNAQKYALQHFSWDAITQQVIQAYREIVVENTIF
- a CDS encoding peroxiredoxin — protein: MALHLGDTVPNFTQASTQGDINFYEWAGDSWVVLFSHPADFTPVCTTELGTVGKLKPEFDKRNVKVIALSVDNVDSHNGWVGDIEETQSTTLNYPILADADKKVSDLYDMIHSKAAANITVRSVFVIDPNKKLRLSFTYPPSTGRNFDELLRVIDSLQLTDNYSVATPADWKDGDDCVIVPSLKDPEVLKEKFPKGYQEIKPYLRMTPQPNK